ACAGTGGAAGGGAGGCCAGAGAAATCAGAGCAGAGAATGTGGGTGTTTTAGGAGGGCAGCGCAGGGGCCTGTGGTGTTAGGGGAGAGATGATGGAATGCAGTGAAATCCAGGAAGGCTAAGGCATCAGGGCCCAACCCAGGGAAGAACCAGAAGTCCCGAACTATTGAGGAACAAATATATGCGACGCAGGTCAGCAATGGACAAGTTCAGGTTCAGGGGCAGGATGGCCGGGGCATCCAACCCTTTGGGCTCTTTCCCAGCATGGAAGCTGCGGATGGGCAGTGAGAGGTTCAGAGCCTGGTAGAACCACTGGATCTGGGACTCGGACAGGGGCAaggcccaggccccagctgggGGATCAGGTGGGGAGCTGTGGAGCTGGGGACTGGACCAGGAGTTGCAGTAATCGTACTGGCAGCACTGGGCCTGGTACCAGTACTCCGAGAAGTAGGTATTGCGTTTTTCTTGGCAGCGATAAGAATTATACTGTCCACAGCCTCGGATGAAGAAACGAATCTTGGTATCTGGAGAAGAGGGAACAGCTAATAACCCCCGCTGCCTCCCATAGTCCCCAACCCTCTTATCCTTACCCTACActctccccatccctcacccagACCTGACTTCCATCCTAGACTCCTTCAGAAAGGGCCAGAAAAACTGGCTCAGTGGATCCCCCAGAACCCTCGACTCCTCCTTCCAGGATCCTGCTGTCTTCCTCTTGCACCCCAGGCCCTAAGCAGCCCTCGTCTGAGAGGAAAGGAGACCAAGCCATGGGCTATCCCACCAGCAGCCCCTTCCTGGGGCTTGACTCACCATAATAGATGGTGATCACCATACATGGCGATGGGGTGCTGATGGTGCACTTCTCTGAGCCTGAAATGCACCCCGTAGAAGGGTCTTCCAAGAGGCAGAGGTGGCAGGTCCGGACTTCAGGAACGGGAGCTGGGTAAGCAGAAGACAGGAGGGATGGGAGTGTTGGCTCATTCCAAGTTCTCTGCCTTGCGGGGAGCCCGTGAACCAGGGCTACAGCCCCACACCCTTCCAGGACTCAGTCACTTCTCGCTCCTTGCCCCTGGGCCCCACTTACCTTTTCCCACTGCGAAGCCCACCATGACCAGCACACCTACAAGCATATTGGCCTTCATGATGGAATTCTGGGGAGAAGGGCAGTCCCTGGGGGGTATCCCGAAACCCCACTTTCCTGTGACCATGCTCCTTGATCCTGAGCTGCAGGGCGGTTTTGACAGTTTGAGCAGGAGCTGTAGACGCAGAGCTATATTTCTTGGCTGGGGGAGGAAGTTATTAACTTGGCTGGAGGACAGCGTGTCCTCACCCACAAGGTCGGGTTCCTGTACGTGGGAGCAATGGCCC
Above is a window of Zalophus californianus isolate mZalCal1 chromosome 7, mZalCal1.pri.v2, whole genome shotgun sequence DNA encoding:
- the LY6G5B gene encoding lymphocyte antigen 6 complex locus protein G5b isoform X1 is translated as MVTGKWGFGIPPRDCPSPQNSIMKANMLVGVLVMVGFAVGKAPVPEVRTCHLCLLEDPSTGCISGSEKCTISTPSPCMVITIYYDTKIRFFIRGCGQYNSYRCQEKRNTYFSEYWYQAQCCQYDYCNSWSSPQLHSSPPDPPAGAWALPLSESQIQWFYQALNLSLPIRSFHAGKEPKGLDAPAILPLNLNLSIADLRRIYLFLNSSGLLVLPWVGP
- the LY6G5B gene encoding lymphocyte antigen 6 complex locus protein G5b isoform X2, coding for MVTGVLVMVGFAVGKAPVPEVRTCHLCLLEDPSTGCISGSEKCTISTPSPCMVITIYYDTKIRFFIRGCGQYNSYRCQEKRNTYFSEYWYQAQCCQYDYCNSWSSPQLHSSPPDPPAGAWALPLSESQIQWFYQALNLSLPIRSFHAGKEPKGLDAPAILPLNLNLSIADLRRIYLFLNSSGLLVLPWVGP